From one Lotus japonicus ecotype B-129 chromosome 3, LjGifu_v1.2 genomic stretch:
- the LOC130745464 gene encoding uncharacterized protein LOC130745464, with amino-acid sequence MVCFCFLVDQSRKVKESKPVAGSCSRCGGGASVADMITQTRFCYVPFYWKSWKAIICTFCGAMLKSYR; translated from the coding sequence ATGGTTTGCTTCTGTTTTCTGGTGGATCAAAGCAGGAAGGTGAAGGAGAGCAAGCCGGTGGCAGGGTCATGCTCGCGTTGCGGCGGCGGCGCGAGCGTGGCGGACATGATCACACAGACGAGATTCTGCTACGTTCCTTTCTACTGGAAATCTTGGAAGGCTATTATTTGCACTTTTTGTGGAGCTATGCTCAAGTCTTATAGATGa